Proteins encoded by one window of Serratia nevei:
- a CDS encoding Zn-dependent oxidoreductase → MRSVVIEQPGRLALQTRALPQPAAGEVRVKVKFAGICGSDVHIYHGHNPFARYPRVIGHEFFGLIDALGEGVDPARLGERVSVDPVVSCGHCYPCSVGRPNVCTSLQVIGVHRDGGFSDYACVPARNAYPVPPAISDRHAAMIEPFSIAANITAHLQPRPDDIALIYGAGPMGLTVIQTLKGVYGVKQVWVVDRIAERLDMARANGADETFNNAEAALPQALQQRGIQPTLIVDAACHPAILPEAIALASPAARIGIMGFSGDACTLTQQSITSKELSIFSSRLNSARFPQVIAWMADGKLDPQRLLTHCVPAGDVERAMLMFERDQRTCCKVLLQFE, encoded by the coding sequence ATGCGCAGCGTCGTGATCGAACAGCCCGGGCGCCTGGCGCTGCAGACGCGCGCGCTGCCGCAGCCGGCGGCCGGCGAGGTGCGGGTCAAGGTGAAATTCGCCGGCATCTGCGGCTCCGACGTCCATATCTATCACGGCCATAACCCGTTCGCCCGCTATCCGCGGGTGATCGGCCACGAGTTCTTCGGCCTGATCGATGCGCTGGGCGAAGGCGTCGATCCGGCGCGCCTCGGCGAACGCGTCTCGGTAGATCCGGTGGTGAGCTGCGGCCACTGCTATCCCTGTTCGGTCGGCCGGCCCAACGTCTGCACCTCGCTGCAGGTGATCGGCGTGCACCGCGACGGCGGCTTCAGCGACTACGCCTGCGTACCGGCGCGCAACGCCTATCCGGTTCCGCCCGCCATCAGCGATCGCCACGCCGCGATGATCGAACCCTTCAGCATCGCCGCCAACATCACCGCCCACCTGCAACCGCGTCCTGACGACATCGCGCTGATCTACGGCGCCGGGCCGATGGGGCTCACGGTGATCCAGACGCTGAAAGGCGTGTACGGCGTCAAGCAGGTGTGGGTCGTCGATCGCATCGCCGAGCGGCTGGACATGGCGCGCGCCAACGGCGCCGACGAGACGTTCAACAACGCCGAGGCCGCATTGCCGCAGGCGCTGCAGCAGCGCGGCATTCAGCCGACGCTGATCGTCGATGCCGCCTGCCACCCCGCCATTTTGCCGGAGGCGATCGCGCTGGCCTCGCCGGCGGCGCGCATCGGCATCATGGGCTTTTCCGGCGACGCCTGCACCCTGACCCAGCAGAGCATCACCAGCAAGGAGCTGTCGATCTTCTCCTCGCGCCTGAACAGCGCACGCTTCCCGCAGGTGATCGCCTGGATGGCGGACGGCAAGCTAGACCCGCAGCGGCTGCTCACCCACTGCGTGCCCGCCGGCGACGTCGAACGGGCGATGCTGATGTTCGAGCGGGATCAGCGCACCTGCTGCAAGGTGCTGCTGCAGTTCGAGTAA